From a single Candoia aspera isolate rCanAsp1 chromosome 2, rCanAsp1.hap2, whole genome shotgun sequence genomic region:
- the ACAD9 gene encoding complex I assembly factor ACAD9, mitochondrial isoform X1, with the protein MSGLGLLLRVARTVLPTGTRLFRTGFPRPTFVKELFLGNFQTKEVFPYPEISNEELEEINHFVAPVEKFFCEEVDSKKIDQDAKIPQETFNGLKNLGLFGMQIPEEYGGLGLSNTMYARLGEITSQDGAIAVTLAAHQAIGLKGLLIAGTEEQKKKYLPKLASGEHVAAFCLTEPGSGSDAASIQTRATLSEDGKHYMLNGSKIWISNGGIADIFTVFARTEIVDKDGAVKDRITAFIVERSFGGITNGKPEDKLGIRGSNTCEVHFENTAVPIENVIGEVGGGFKVAMNILNSGRFSMGSASAGMIKKLIEMTAEYACTRKQFNKKLSEFGLIQEKFALMAQKAYVMESMAYLTAGMMDRPGITDCSVEAAIVKVFSSEGAWVCVSEALQILGGLGYMKDYPYERYLRDCRILLIFEGTNEVLRMYIALTGMQYAGKILTEKIKEFKKRNVKVMWNVLTSRVFSSRAPSIGLIGKGGGVHPSLKESVEKLELNVCDFGKTVENLLMRFGKTLVDEQMVLKKVADVVINLYAMTAVISRASRAICIGLNNHDHEVLLANIFCTEACFQNNYTMVSLEKNSPENLDDSIKKVANQVLEKRSYICSHPLNRTF; encoded by the exons ATGAGTGGGCTGGGTCTGCTTCTGCGAGTGGCGCGCACTGTGCTGCCGACCGGGACCAGGCTGTTTCGCACTGGCTTCCCTCGGCCCACTTTTGTTAAGGAGCTTTTCTTGGGGAACTTCCAAACG AAGGAAGTTTTTCCCTATCCTGAAATTAGCAATGAAGAATTGGAAGAAATCAATCACTTCGTAGCACCAGTGGAAAAATTCTTCTGTGAAGAAG TGGATTCTAAGAAAATTGATCAAGATGCTAAAATTCCACAAGAAACTTTTAATGGGCTGAAGAATCTGGGGCTCTTTGGCATGCAGATACCAGAGGAATATG GTGGCCTTGGTCTTTCAAATACAATGTATGCACGTTTAGGAGAAATAACTTCTCAAGATGGAGCTATTGCAGTAACTTTGGCAGCTCATCAGGCTATAGGGCTAAAG GGGCTCCTGATTGCAGGCACtgaggaacagaagaagaagtATCTACCTAAACTGGCTTCTGGGGAGCACGTTGCAGCATTTTGTCTCACAGAACCAGGAAG TGGAAGTGATGCTGCATCCATCCAGACCAGAGCCACCTTGAGTGAAGATGGAAAGCATTATATGTTAAATGGTTCAAAG ATATGGATATCAAATGGTGGTATTGCAGATATCTTTACTGTGTTTGCAAGAACTGAGATTGTTGATAAAGACGGTGCAGTAAAAGACAGAATTACTGCTTTCATTGTGGAAAGATCTTTTGGTGGAATCACTAATGGAAAACCAGAGGATAAACTGGGTATACGTGGATCTAATA CTTGTGAAGTTCACTTTGAAAATACAGCAGTACCTATAGAGAATGTTATTGGAGAAGTTGGAGGAGGATTTAAG GTAGCTATGAATATTCTAAACAGTGGAAGATTTAGCATGGGCAGTGCTTCTGCTGGAATGATTAAAAAGCTGATTG aaatgacagCAGAGTATGCTTGTACAAGAAAACAGTTCAATAAGAAGCTGAGTGAATTTGGATTAATTCAG GAGAAGTTTGCCCTTATGGCTCAGAAAGCTTATGTAATGGAAAGCATGGCCTATCTCACTGCAGGAATGATGGACAGGCCAGGGATCACAGATTGCTCGGTTGAAGCTGCCATTGTTAAA GTGTTCAGTTCTGAAGGTGCTTGGGTTTGCGTGAGTGAAGCATTGCAAATTCTTGGAGGCCTTGGCTACATGAAAGACTATCCGTATGAGCGCTACCTCCGAGATTGTAGGATACTTCTGATTTTTGAG GGAACAAATGAAGTTTTGAGGATGTATATTGCCTTGACAGGCATGCAGTATGCAGGCAAAATCCTAACTGAAAAAATAAA AGAattcaagaaaagaaatgtaaaagtgATGTGGAATGTACTTACGAGCAGGGTGTTTAGCAGCAGGGCTCCAAGCATAGGCTTAattggaaaaggaggaggagttcATCCCAGTCTCAAA gaaAGTGTCGAGAAACTTGAGCTAAACGTCTGTGATTTTGGAAAGACAGTTGAAAATTTGCTGATGAGGTTTGGCAAG ACTCTTGTGGATGAGCAGATGGTTCTTAAAAAAGTGGCAGATGTTGTCATTAATCTATATGCAATGACTGCAGTCATATCCAGGGCTAGTCGAGCTATCTGTATTGGTTTGAATAATCATGATCATGAG GTGCTGCTTGCAAATATTTTCTGCACTGAAGCTTGTTTTCAGAATAATTACACGATGGTATCATTAGAAAAAA ATTCTCCTGAAAACCTGGATGACAGCATTAAAAAAGTGGCAAATCAAGTTCTGGAAAAAAGATCCTATATTTGTTCACACCCACTTAATAGAACATTCTGA
- the ACAD9 gene encoding complex I assembly factor ACAD9, mitochondrial isoform X2: MYARLGEITSQDGAIAVTLAAHQAIGLKGLLIAGTEEQKKKYLPKLASGEHVAAFCLTEPGSGSDAASIQTRATLSEDGKHYMLNGSKIWISNGGIADIFTVFARTEIVDKDGAVKDRITAFIVERSFGGITNGKPEDKLGIRGSNTCEVHFENTAVPIENVIGEVGGGFKVAMNILNSGRFSMGSASAGMIKKLIEMTAEYACTRKQFNKKLSEFGLIQEKFALMAQKAYVMESMAYLTAGMMDRPGITDCSVEAAIVKVFSSEGAWVCVSEALQILGGLGYMKDYPYERYLRDCRILLIFEGTNEVLRMYIALTGMQYAGKILTEKIKEFKKRNVKVMWNVLTSRVFSSRAPSIGLIGKGGGVHPSLKESVEKLELNVCDFGKTVENLLMRFGKTLVDEQMVLKKVADVVINLYAMTAVISRASRAICIGLNNHDHEVLLANIFCTEACFQNNYTMVSLEKNSPENLDDSIKKVANQVLEKRSYICSHPLNRTF, from the exons ATGTATGCACGTTTAGGAGAAATAACTTCTCAAGATGGAGCTATTGCAGTAACTTTGGCAGCTCATCAGGCTATAGGGCTAAAG GGGCTCCTGATTGCAGGCACtgaggaacagaagaagaagtATCTACCTAAACTGGCTTCTGGGGAGCACGTTGCAGCATTTTGTCTCACAGAACCAGGAAG TGGAAGTGATGCTGCATCCATCCAGACCAGAGCCACCTTGAGTGAAGATGGAAAGCATTATATGTTAAATGGTTCAAAG ATATGGATATCAAATGGTGGTATTGCAGATATCTTTACTGTGTTTGCAAGAACTGAGATTGTTGATAAAGACGGTGCAGTAAAAGACAGAATTACTGCTTTCATTGTGGAAAGATCTTTTGGTGGAATCACTAATGGAAAACCAGAGGATAAACTGGGTATACGTGGATCTAATA CTTGTGAAGTTCACTTTGAAAATACAGCAGTACCTATAGAGAATGTTATTGGAGAAGTTGGAGGAGGATTTAAG GTAGCTATGAATATTCTAAACAGTGGAAGATTTAGCATGGGCAGTGCTTCTGCTGGAATGATTAAAAAGCTGATTG aaatgacagCAGAGTATGCTTGTACAAGAAAACAGTTCAATAAGAAGCTGAGTGAATTTGGATTAATTCAG GAGAAGTTTGCCCTTATGGCTCAGAAAGCTTATGTAATGGAAAGCATGGCCTATCTCACTGCAGGAATGATGGACAGGCCAGGGATCACAGATTGCTCGGTTGAAGCTGCCATTGTTAAA GTGTTCAGTTCTGAAGGTGCTTGGGTTTGCGTGAGTGAAGCATTGCAAATTCTTGGAGGCCTTGGCTACATGAAAGACTATCCGTATGAGCGCTACCTCCGAGATTGTAGGATACTTCTGATTTTTGAG GGAACAAATGAAGTTTTGAGGATGTATATTGCCTTGACAGGCATGCAGTATGCAGGCAAAATCCTAACTGAAAAAATAAA AGAattcaagaaaagaaatgtaaaagtgATGTGGAATGTACTTACGAGCAGGGTGTTTAGCAGCAGGGCTCCAAGCATAGGCTTAattggaaaaggaggaggagttcATCCCAGTCTCAAA gaaAGTGTCGAGAAACTTGAGCTAAACGTCTGTGATTTTGGAAAGACAGTTGAAAATTTGCTGATGAGGTTTGGCAAG ACTCTTGTGGATGAGCAGATGGTTCTTAAAAAAGTGGCAGATGTTGTCATTAATCTATATGCAATGACTGCAGTCATATCCAGGGCTAGTCGAGCTATCTGTATTGGTTTGAATAATCATGATCATGAG GTGCTGCTTGCAAATATTTTCTGCACTGAAGCTTGTTTTCAGAATAATTACACGATGGTATCATTAGAAAAAA ATTCTCCTGAAAACCTGGATGACAGCATTAAAAAAGTGGCAAATCAAGTTCTGGAAAAAAGATCCTATATTTGTTCACACCCACTTAATAGAACATTCTGA